A DNA window from Streptomyces sp. 71268 contains the following coding sequences:
- a CDS encoding UBP-type zinc finger domain-containing protein, whose protein sequence is MSECAHAAELPRPEPAAQSETCPECVAAGTHPVHLRLCLTCGHVGCCDSSPRRHASAHHAATGHPVMRSFEPNEDWRWCFVDQTLV, encoded by the coding sequence ATGAGCGAATGCGCCCACGCCGCCGAGCTGCCACGCCCCGAGCCCGCCGCCCAGAGCGAGACCTGCCCGGAGTGCGTCGCGGCCGGTACCCACCCCGTCCACCTGCGACTCTGCCTGACCTGCGGCCACGTAGGCTGCTGCGATTCCTCCCCGCGCCGGCACGCGTCGGCCCACCACGCGGCCACCGGCCACCCCGTCATGCGCTCCTTCGAACCGAACGAGGACTGGCGCTGGTGCTTCGTCGACCAGACCCTCGTCTGA
- a CDS encoding GNAT family N-acetyltransferase, which produces MIRPATPADVPVIHTMIRELAGYEREPDAAKATEEQLHEALFGAHPAVFGLIAEQPTEPAAGATGSGASEPVGFALWFRNFSTWTGTHGVYLEDLYVRPEARGAGHGKALLAELARICVERGYERCEWSVLDWNAPSIAFYESIGAKAMDEWTVRRLTGAPLRELAAFAEKNG; this is translated from the coding sequence ATGATCCGACCAGCAACGCCCGCCGACGTCCCCGTGATCCACACGATGATCCGCGAGCTCGCGGGGTACGAGCGCGAGCCGGACGCGGCCAAGGCCACCGAGGAGCAGCTCCACGAGGCGCTGTTCGGCGCGCACCCGGCGGTCTTCGGGCTGATAGCCGAGCAGCCCACCGAGCCGGCGGCCGGCGCGACGGGCTCCGGCGCGAGCGAGCCGGTCGGCTTCGCCCTGTGGTTCCGCAACTTCTCCACCTGGACCGGCACCCACGGCGTCTACCTGGAGGACCTGTACGTCCGCCCGGAGGCGCGCGGCGCCGGCCACGGCAAGGCGCTGCTGGCCGAGCTGGCGCGGATCTGCGTGGAGCGCGGGTATGAGCGCTGCGAATGGTCGGTCCTTGACTGGAACGCGCCGTCGATCGCGTTCTACGAGTCCATCGGCGCGAAGGCGATGGACGAGTGGACGGTGCGACGACTGACCGGCGCCCCGCTGCGGGAACTCGCGGCGTTCGCCGAGAAGAACGGCTGA
- a CDS encoding anti-sigma regulatory factor, whose protein sequence is MSQIAGEPGTQDFVEVRLPAEGAYLSVLRTATAGLAARLDFTLDEIEDLRIAVDEACAILLQQAVPGSVLSCVFRLVGDALRVTVSAPTTDGRAPERDTFAWTVLSALAGEVDSTVADDRTVSISLHKKRGAGPGQP, encoded by the coding sequence GTGTCCCAGATCGCAGGCGAGCCCGGGACCCAGGACTTCGTGGAAGTCCGGTTGCCCGCTGAGGGTGCCTACCTGTCGGTGCTGCGTACGGCCACAGCCGGCCTAGCGGCCCGTTTGGACTTCACCCTCGACGAGATCGAGGACCTGCGCATCGCCGTCGACGAAGCGTGCGCGATCCTCCTGCAACAAGCGGTTCCCGGCAGCGTCCTCAGTTGTGTTTTCCGATTGGTCGGCGACGCGCTACGGGTGACCGTCTCGGCGCCCACCACCGACGGCCGCGCTCCCGAGCGCGACACCTTCGCCTGGACGGTGCTCTCCGCGCTGGCCGGCGAGGTCGACTCGACGGTCGCCGACGACCGGACGGTCAGCATCAGCCTGCACAAGAAGCGCGGCGCCGGGCCCGGGCAGCCGTAA
- a CDS encoding RNA polymerase sigma factor SigF, with product MSTASSRGVRAPAIPQQPDGPHPTDPEPTGDGPERADHMDQHQHAQRTHDPQDRSGARAMFIELRELPDGSPERAELRNSLVRMHLPLVEHLARRFRNRGEPLDDLTQVATIGLIKSVDRFDPDRGVEFSTYATPTVVGEIKRHFRDKGWAVRVPRRLQELRLALTTATAELSQRHGRAPTVHELAEHLGISEEEVLEGLESANAYSTLSLDVPDTDDESPAVADTLGAEDEALEGVEYRESLKPLLEDLPPREKKILLLRFFGNMTQSQIAQEVGISQMHVSRLLARTLAQLREKLLVEE from the coding sequence GTGAGTACTGCATCATCGCGGGGGGTGCGCGCCCCGGCCATCCCGCAGCAGCCGGACGGGCCGCATCCCACGGACCCGGAGCCGACCGGCGACGGACCAGAGCGGGCGGACCACATGGATCAGCACCAGCACGCACAGCGGACCCACGATCCACAGGACCGAAGCGGCGCACGAGCGATGTTCATAGAGCTGCGCGAGCTCCCCGACGGTTCCCCCGAGCGGGCCGAACTCCGCAACAGCCTCGTACGCATGCACCTCCCCCTGGTGGAGCACCTCGCACGCCGCTTCCGCAACCGTGGGGAGCCCCTCGACGACCTGACCCAGGTCGCCACCATCGGACTGATCAAGTCGGTCGACCGGTTCGACCCCGACCGTGGCGTGGAGTTCTCCACGTACGCGACGCCCACGGTCGTCGGCGAGATCAAGCGCCACTTCCGCGACAAGGGCTGGGCCGTGCGCGTTCCGCGCCGGCTCCAGGAGCTGCGGCTGGCCCTGACCACGGCGACCGCGGAGCTGTCCCAGCGGCACGGCCGCGCCCCCACCGTGCACGAGCTGGCCGAGCATCTCGGCATCTCGGAGGAGGAGGTCCTGGAGGGGTTGGAGTCCGCCAACGCCTACAGCACCCTCTCCCTCGACGTCCCCGACACGGACGACGAGTCACCCGCCGTGGCCGACACCCTCGGAGCCGAGGACGAGGCCCTGGAGGGCGTGGAGTACCGGGAGTCCCTCAAGCCGCTGCTTGAGGACCTGCCGCCGCGCGAGAAGAAGATCCTGCTGCTGCGGTTCTTCGGCAACATGACCCAGTCGCAGATCGCCCAGGAGGTCGGCATCTCCCAGATGCACGTCTCCCGACTCCTCGCGCGCACCCTGGCCCAGCTCCGGGAGAAGCTCCTCGTGGAGGAGTAG
- a CDS encoding diacylglycerol kinase family protein, which translates to MRALLVVNPAATTTSARTRDVLIHALASDLKLEVANTEYRGHARDLARRAAESGTYDVVVALGGDGTVNEVVNGLLHHGPAPSDLPRLAVVPGGSTNVFARALGLPNHVVEATGALLAALREGSERTVGLGLAAGTPGSADEAVPARWFTFCAGFGFDAGVIGRVEQQRERGKRSTHALYVRQALRQFFGEPHRRQGTITIERPGEDPITDLALSIVCNTSPWTFFGNRPIYASPKASFDTGLDVLGLTKLTTPAVTRYATHLLTSTPERGPHGKHAVSLHDLADFTLQSQAPLPLQMDGDHLGLRTSVTFTGVRHALRVIV; encoded by the coding sequence ATGCGCGCGCTTCTCGTGGTCAACCCGGCAGCAACCACCACCAGTGCCCGCACCCGTGATGTGCTGATCCACGCACTCGCCAGCGATCTCAAGCTGGAGGTCGCGAACACGGAGTACCGGGGGCACGCCCGCGATCTGGCCCGCCGGGCGGCCGAGAGCGGCACGTACGACGTGGTGGTGGCCCTCGGGGGCGACGGCACCGTCAACGAGGTGGTCAACGGGTTGCTGCACCACGGGCCCGCGCCGAGCGACCTGCCGCGGCTGGCGGTGGTCCCGGGCGGCTCCACCAACGTCTTCGCGCGGGCGCTGGGCCTGCCCAACCACGTCGTGGAGGCGACCGGCGCCCTGCTCGCCGCGCTCCGCGAGGGCAGCGAACGCACGGTGGGCCTCGGTCTCGCGGCCGGCACCCCCGGCTCCGCGGACGAGGCCGTGCCGGCGCGCTGGTTCACCTTCTGCGCGGGCTTCGGGTTCGACGCCGGGGTCATCGGCCGGGTCGAGCAGCAGCGCGAGCGCGGCAAGCGCTCGACCCACGCGCTGTACGTGCGGCAGGCGCTGCGGCAGTTCTTCGGCGAACCGCACCGCCGGCAGGGCACCATCACGATCGAACGGCCGGGTGAGGACCCGATCACCGACCTGGCGCTGTCGATAGTCTGCAACACCTCGCCGTGGACCTTCTTCGGCAACCGCCCGATCTACGCGTCGCCCAAGGCGTCCTTCGACACCGGCCTCGACGTGCTCGGACTGACCAAGCTGACGACCCCGGCGGTGACGCGCTACGCGACCCACCTACTGACGTCAACGCCCGAGCGCGGACCGCACGGCAAGCACGCGGTGTCACTGCACGACCTCGCCGACTTCACCTTGCAATCGCAGGCGCCGTTGCCCCTCCAGATGGACGGTGACCACCTGGGACTGCGTACGAGCGTGACGTTCACAGGCGTACGGCATGCACTGCGTGTGATTGTGTGA
- a CDS encoding WhiB family transcriptional regulator: MDWRHNAVCREEDPELFFPIGNTGPALLQIEEAKAVCRRCPVMEQCLQWALESGQDSGVWGGLSEDERRAMKRRAARNRARNASA; encoded by the coding sequence ATGGACTGGCGTCACAACGCCGTTTGCCGCGAGGAAGACCCCGAGCTGTTCTTCCCCATCGGCAACACCGGTCCTGCGCTGCTGCAGATCGAGGAAGCCAAGGCCGTCTGCCGTCGCTGCCCCGTCATGGAGCAGTGCCTGCAGTGGGCGCTGGAGTCCGGCCAGGACTCCGGCGTCTGGGGTGGCCTCAGCGAGGACGAGCGCCGCGCGATGAAGCGCCGCGCCGCTCGCAACCGGGCGCGCAACGCCAGCGCCTGA